One segment of Paramormyrops kingsleyae isolate MSU_618 chromosome 8, PKINGS_0.4, whole genome shotgun sequence DNA contains the following:
- the rft1 gene encoding man(5)GlcNAc(2)-PP-dolichol translocation protein RFT1 isoform X2, which produces MSAQDVLNSATTLASYNVLLQVTFRVLTFLLNAFTLRFVSKELIGVVNVRLTLLYTTVVFLSREAFRRACLSGKTEHNWKQIINLLWLTVPLGLLWAFALGSVWLYLLEAPDPLTVPHYGPAVALFGLSAIQELLCEPLWVLAQAHMFVRLKVVAESLAMVARCLLTVLLVVSAPQLGLYVFCTAQLLYTGCLVLCYAAYFLHFLGSPAAKRMTFPFHSVGDLLPSVGNGEPVVNWKLARLTWSFFKQSFLKQILTEGERYVMTFLNVLNFGDQGIYDIVNNLGSMVARFVFLPIEESFYVFFAKVLERGQEIRQQRNDDVAMAAEVLECLLKLVMVIGLIITVFGYSYSNLALDIYGGSLLSSGTGPSLLRCYCGYVLLLAVNGVTECFTFAVMSREEVDRYNMMMLALSVSFLVLSYFLTWFLGSVGFILANCLNMGLRITHSLLYISHYFRDSPWEPLRGLLPSPALLLALGLSAALTIFSEVTLCCDGGWVLRLAHVAVGGVCLLAVLTTILLAETRLVRFIRTRLLTRRSGKES; this is translated from the exons ATGAGCGCTCAGGATGTGCTTAATAGCGCTACAACTTTGGCTTCATACAATGTACTGCTTCAG GTGACGTTTCGTGTCCTCACCTTCCTGCTAAATGCCTTCACTCTTCGCTTCGTGTCGAAAGAACTGATTGGTGTGGTCAATGTCAG GCTGACCCTACTGTACACCACAGTGGTTTTCCTCTCCAGAGAGGCATTCCGCAGAGCTTGTCTTAGCGGCAAGACGGAGCACAACTGGAAACAAATCATCAACCTGCTGTGGCTGAC GGTGCCACTGGGCTTGCTCTGGGCATTTGCTCTGGGCAGTGTTTGGCTGTACCTGCTGGAGGCCCCCGACCCCCTGACTGTGCCGCACTATGGCCCCGCTGTCGCCCTCTTTGGCCTGTCCGCCATTCAGGAGCTGCTGTGTGAACCACTGTGGGTGCTGGCTCAGGCCCACATGTTTGTCCGTCTGAAG GTGGTTGCAGAGAGTTTGGCGATGGTGGCCAGATGTCTTCTGACAGTTTTGCTGGTGGTCTCAGCGCCACAGCTGGGACTGTATGTCTTCTGCACAGCACAG CTGCTCTACACGGGTTGCCTCGTCCTCTGCTACGCTGCCTACTTCTTGCATTTCCTGGGCTCACCAGCAGCGAAAAGGATGACATTCCCCTTCCACAGCGTTGGAGATCTGCTACCTTCCGTGGGGAATGGAGAG CCAGTGGTAAACTGGAAACTGGCCAGACTCACGTGGAGCTTCTTCAAGCAGTCCTTCTTGAAGCAGATTCTGACCGAGG GTGAACGTTATGTGATGACCTTCTTAAATGTGCTGAACTTTGGAGACCAGG GCATTTATGACATTGTGAACAACCTGGGCTCCATGGTGGCCCGTTTTGTGTTCCTGCCCATCGAGGAAAGCTTCTACGTCTTTTTCGCCAAGGTCCTGGAACGTGGGCAAGAGATCAGGCAGCAGAGAAAT GATgatgttgccatggcagcagaaGTGTTGGAGTGCCTGCTGAAGCTGGTGATGGTCATCGGACTGATCATCACCGTTTTTGGGTACTCATACTCCAACCTGGCTCTGGACATCTACGGTGGTTCTCTGCTAAGCAGTGGGACCG GTCCCAGCTTGCTGAGATGCTACTGTGGCTACGTGCTCCTGCTGGCTGTGAACGGCGTGACAGAGTGTTTCACCTTCGCTGTGATGAGCAGGGAGGAGGTTGACAG GTACAACATGATGATGCTGGCCCTGTCAGTGTCCTTCCTGGTGTTATCCTACTTCCTGACATGGTTCCTTGGTAGCGTGGGCTTCATCCTGGCCAACTGCCTCAACATGGGCCTTCGCATCACCCACAGCCTGCTCTACATCTCCCATTATTTCCGGGACAGCCCTTGGGAGCCCCTGCGAGGCCTGCTCCCCTCCCCCGCCCTGCTGCTTGCCCTGGGTCTCAGTGCGGCCCTCACCATCTTCTCAGAG GTTACCCTGTGCTGTGACGGTGGCTGGGTGCTCAGGCTGGCACATGTGGCAGTCGGCGGGGTCTGTCTCCTTGCTGTGCTGACCACCATTCTCCTAGCCGAGACGCGGCTCGTCCGCTTCATCCGCACACGGCTGCTGACCCGCCGCTCTGGGAAAGAGTCCTAG
- the rft1 gene encoding man(5)GlcNAc(2)-PP-dolichol translocation protein RFT1 isoform X1: MSAQDVLNSATTLASYNVLLQVTFRVLTFLLNAFTLRFVSKELIGVVNVRLTLLYTTVVFLSREAFRRACLSGKTEHNWKQIINLLWLTVPLGLLWAFALGSVWLYLLEAPDPLTVPHYGPAVALFGLSAIQELLCEPLWVLAQAHMFVRLKVVAESLAMVARCLLTVLLVVSAPQLGLYVFCTAQLLYTGCLVLCYAAYFLHFLGSPAAKRMTFPFHSVGDLLPSVGNGEQPVVNWKLARLTWSFFKQSFLKQILTEGERYVMTFLNVLNFGDQGIYDIVNNLGSMVARFVFLPIEESFYVFFAKVLERGQEIRQQRNDDVAMAAEVLECLLKLVMVIGLIITVFGYSYSNLALDIYGGSLLSSGTGPSLLRCYCGYVLLLAVNGVTECFTFAVMSREEVDRYNMMMLALSVSFLVLSYFLTWFLGSVGFILANCLNMGLRITHSLLYISHYFRDSPWEPLRGLLPSPALLLALGLSAALTIFSEVTLCCDGGWVLRLAHVAVGGVCLLAVLTTILLAETRLVRFIRTRLLTRRSGKES, encoded by the exons ATGAGCGCTCAGGATGTGCTTAATAGCGCTACAACTTTGGCTTCATACAATGTACTGCTTCAG GTGACGTTTCGTGTCCTCACCTTCCTGCTAAATGCCTTCACTCTTCGCTTCGTGTCGAAAGAACTGATTGGTGTGGTCAATGTCAG GCTGACCCTACTGTACACCACAGTGGTTTTCCTCTCCAGAGAGGCATTCCGCAGAGCTTGTCTTAGCGGCAAGACGGAGCACAACTGGAAACAAATCATCAACCTGCTGTGGCTGAC GGTGCCACTGGGCTTGCTCTGGGCATTTGCTCTGGGCAGTGTTTGGCTGTACCTGCTGGAGGCCCCCGACCCCCTGACTGTGCCGCACTATGGCCCCGCTGTCGCCCTCTTTGGCCTGTCCGCCATTCAGGAGCTGCTGTGTGAACCACTGTGGGTGCTGGCTCAGGCCCACATGTTTGTCCGTCTGAAG GTGGTTGCAGAGAGTTTGGCGATGGTGGCCAGATGTCTTCTGACAGTTTTGCTGGTGGTCTCAGCGCCACAGCTGGGACTGTATGTCTTCTGCACAGCACAG CTGCTCTACACGGGTTGCCTCGTCCTCTGCTACGCTGCCTACTTCTTGCATTTCCTGGGCTCACCAGCAGCGAAAAGGATGACATTCCCCTTCCACAGCGTTGGAGATCTGCTACCTTCCGTGGGGAATGGAGAG CAGCCAGTGGTAAACTGGAAACTGGCCAGACTCACGTGGAGCTTCTTCAAGCAGTCCTTCTTGAAGCAGATTCTGACCGAGG GTGAACGTTATGTGATGACCTTCTTAAATGTGCTGAACTTTGGAGACCAGG GCATTTATGACATTGTGAACAACCTGGGCTCCATGGTGGCCCGTTTTGTGTTCCTGCCCATCGAGGAAAGCTTCTACGTCTTTTTCGCCAAGGTCCTGGAACGTGGGCAAGAGATCAGGCAGCAGAGAAAT GATgatgttgccatggcagcagaaGTGTTGGAGTGCCTGCTGAAGCTGGTGATGGTCATCGGACTGATCATCACCGTTTTTGGGTACTCATACTCCAACCTGGCTCTGGACATCTACGGTGGTTCTCTGCTAAGCAGTGGGACCG GTCCCAGCTTGCTGAGATGCTACTGTGGCTACGTGCTCCTGCTGGCTGTGAACGGCGTGACAGAGTGTTTCACCTTCGCTGTGATGAGCAGGGAGGAGGTTGACAG GTACAACATGATGATGCTGGCCCTGTCAGTGTCCTTCCTGGTGTTATCCTACTTCCTGACATGGTTCCTTGGTAGCGTGGGCTTCATCCTGGCCAACTGCCTCAACATGGGCCTTCGCATCACCCACAGCCTGCTCTACATCTCCCATTATTTCCGGGACAGCCCTTGGGAGCCCCTGCGAGGCCTGCTCCCCTCCCCCGCCCTGCTGCTTGCCCTGGGTCTCAGTGCGGCCCTCACCATCTTCTCAGAG GTTACCCTGTGCTGTGACGGTGGCTGGGTGCTCAGGCTGGCACATGTGGCAGTCGGCGGGGTCTGTCTCCTTGCTGTGCTGACCACCATTCTCCTAGCCGAGACGCGGCTCGTCCGCTTCATCCGCACACGGCTGCTGACCCGCCGCTCTGGGAAAGAGTCCTAG